One window of Stigmatopora nigra isolate UIUO_SnigA chromosome 14, RoL_Snig_1.1, whole genome shotgun sequence genomic DNA carries:
- the klhl3 gene encoding kelch-like protein 3 produces MDDASLGASLEVPSRPMCQAEPEGEEDSMAANGGVLTFNQMHMRKAFQLMNDLRGKKMLCDVQLVAGSVTVAAHRVVLASSSPYFCAMFTADMSESKAHQVEIGEVDGTTLSKLVDYIYTAQIEVTEDNVQVLLPAASLLQLMDVRQACCDFLQSQLHASNCLGIRAFADVHTCMQLVAQAHAYAEQHFSEVVQCEEFASLSLQQVCSLFSSDKLTVPTEEKVFEAMIWWIKQDKCARVEHMPKLMEHVRLPLLSRDYLVQIVEEEALIKNNNTCKDFLIEAMKYHLLPADQRHLIKTDRTRPRTPVSNPKVMMVVGGQAPKAISSVECYDIQEDRWYQVAEMPSRRCRAGVVSLCGQVYAVGGFNSSVRERTVDVYDGARDQWSPAPSMQERRSTLGSAMLGGLLYAVGGFNGNIGLSSVEVYNPKSNDWTYVTPMNTRRSSVGVGVIDGKLYSVGGYDGSSRQCLSTVEEYDPVGDQWSYVADMSTRRSGAGVGVLSGFLYAAGGHDGPLVRKSVEVYDPPSNTWRPVCDMNMCRRNAGVCAINGLLYVIGGDDGSCNLSSVEFYDPALDKWSLIPTNMSNGRSYAGVAVIDKPS; encoded by the exons ATGGACGATGCGTCGCTGGG GGCCAGTCTGGAGGTCCCGTCGCGTCCCATGTGCCAAGCGGAGCCGGAAGGGGAGGAGGACTCCATGGCGGCAAATGGCGGAGTGCTGACCTTCAACCAAATGCACATGAGGAAAGCCTTCCAGCTTATGAATGACCTCAGAgg AAAGAAGATGCTGTGTGATGTTCAGCTGGTCGCGGGAAGCGTGACGGTTGCGGCACACAGGGTGGTCTTGGCGTCCTCTAGCCCTTACTTCTGCGCCATGTTTACCG ctgaCATGAGCGAGAGCAAGGCCCACCAGGTGGAGATAGGCGAGGTTGACGGCACAACGCTGAGCAAGTTGGTAGACTACATCTACACGGCTCAAATAGAAGTCACAGAGGACAACGTTCAA GTCCTCTTGCCGGCCGCCAGTCTTCTCCAGCTAATGGACGTACGACAGGCATGCTGCGACTTCTTGCAGTCTCAGCTCCATGCTTCCAACTGCTTGGGTATCCGAGCCTTTGCGGATGTGCACACGTGCATGCAGCTGGTCGCCCAGGCGCACGCGTACGCCG AGCAGCATTTTTCTGAAGTGGTTCAGTGTGAGGAGTTCGCGTCTCTGTCCCTGCAGCAGGTCTGCAGCCTGTTCTCCAGCGATAAGCTCACCGTGCCCACCGAGGAAAAG GTTTTCGAGGCAATGATCTGGTGGATCAAACAGGACAAATGCGCCCGAGTGGAGCACATGCCCAAATTAATGGAGCATGTCCGCCTCCCGCTGCTATCCAGGGACTATCTAGTTCAG ATTGTGGAAGAAGAGGCCCTGATCAAGAACAACAACACCTGCAAGGACTTCCTCATCGAAGCCATGAAGTACCACCTGCTCCCCGCCGACCAGAGACACCTCATCAAGACGGACAGGACGCGACCGCGCACGCCAGTCAGCAACCCCAAG GTAATGATGGTGGTGGGCGGCCAAGCCCCCAAAGCCATCAGCAGCGTAGAATGCTATGACATTCAAGAAGATCGATGGTACCAAGTCGCTGAGATGCCGTCCAGACGCTGCCGAGCAG GTGTGGTGTCGCTGTGCGGCCAGGTGTACGCGGTGGGCGGCTTCAACAGCTCCGTGCGCGAGAGGACCGTGGACGTGTACGACGGCGCCCGGGATCAGTGGAGCCCCGCGCCTAGCATGCAGGAGAGACGCAGCACGCTGGGGTCGGCCATGCTAGGGGGGCTGCTCTATGCCGTGGGCGGATTTAACGGAAACATCG GTCTCTCCTCGGTGGAAGTGTACAACCCTAAAAGCAACGACTGGACGTATGTGACACCCATGAACACGCGACGTAGCAGCGTCGGCGTGGGTGTGATTGACG GAAAGCTGTATTCCGTGGGGGGATACGACGGATCGTCCCGCCAGTGTCTCAGCACGGTGGAGGAATACGATCCGGTCGGCGATCAGTGGAGTTACGTCGCTGACATGAGCACACGACGCAGTGGAGCTG GTGTGGGCGTCCTGAGCGGATTTCTCTACGCGGCCGGTGGCCACGACGGACCCCTGGTGAGGAAGAGCGTGGAGGTTTACGACCCGCCCAGCAACACGTGGAGGCCCGTTTGCGACATGAACATGTGTCGACGCAATGCCG GCGTGTGCGCCATCAATGGTCTGCTCTACGTGATTGGAGGAGACGATGGTTCGTGCAATCTTTCCTCTGTGGAGTTTTACGACCCGGCCTTGGACAAGTGGAGTCTCATCCCCACCAATATGAGCAATGGGCGCAGCTATGCCG GGGTCGCAGTCATCGACAAACCCTCTTAA